One part of the Bacteroidia bacterium genome encodes these proteins:
- a CDS encoding ribonuclease HII: MSLLLQHSQTKFEAGIDEAGRGCLAGPVVAAAVILPQDFEHADLTDSKKLSHKKRMALRPYIQEHALAWNVGMISAGRIDQVNILNATYEAMHEAVAGLGIRPEFLSIDGNRFRPYPEIPHACIVKGDGKYLNIAAASILAKTYRDELMEMLGEEFPHYDWSSNKGYPTKAHKTAIQDHGPCKYHRRSFNWKLQLSLF; the protein is encoded by the coding sequence ATGAGTCTTTTACTCCAACATTCTCAGACCAAGTTTGAAGCCGGTATAGATGAAGCAGGGAGGGGTTGTCTGGCTGGTCCGGTAGTGGCCGCTGCTGTTATCCTACCTCAGGATTTTGAACATGCAGATCTCACAGACTCAAAAAAGCTTAGCCACAAAAAGAGAATGGCTCTCAGGCCCTATATCCAGGAACATGCACTGGCATGGAATGTAGGAATGATATCAGCAGGCCGAATCGATCAGGTAAATATCCTTAACGCGACCTATGAGGCCATGCATGAAGCAGTAGCGGGATTGGGCATTCGGCCCGAATTTCTGAGTATAGATGGAAATCGTTTCCGACCTTATCCTGAAATTCCCCATGCCTGCATTGTAAAGGGAGATGGAAAATACCTGAATATTGCGGCAGCATCTATTTTGGCCAAGACTTATCGTGATGAACTCATGGAAATGCTGGGAGAAGAATTTCCCCACTATGACTGGAGTAGCAATAAAGGCTATCCAACCAAAGCCCATAAAACAGCCATACAGGATCATGGACCTTGTAAATATCATCGAAGAAGTTTTAACTGGAAACTGCAATTGAGTCTCTTTTGA
- a CDS encoding 4'-phosphopantetheinyl transferase superfamily protein, which yields MDGFQLHSGIPHLDPLVPGEVHIFFSLMGESLQRNNSQLLLSQDEKERLKMYRTNGKRNEFLFGRLLMRKLLGEMMDVSPKTVPIAINEHRRPYLKGHQLHFNLSHSFGGFAFIASVAHEVGIDIEYRKRSISLEDGRHVFMPAEKSSMAAKEAAVAKDEFLHRWTLKEAIYKSANVGPQLLFNEFELKLSPLSLHSHSLLLEEEGWELGHAYPHPDYLLAFAFQNPAATPLSIHFHQILL from the coding sequence ATGGATGGCTTTCAATTACATAGCGGCATTCCCCATCTAGATCCTTTGGTGCCTGGAGAGGTACATATTTTTTTCAGCTTAATGGGAGAAAGTTTACAGCGTAATAATTCTCAACTCCTGTTAAGCCAGGACGAAAAGGAAAGACTCAAAATGTATCGAACAAATGGCAAAAGGAATGAATTTCTCTTCGGGAGATTATTGATGAGAAAATTACTGGGAGAAATGATGGATGTCTCTCCTAAAACTGTACCCATTGCTATCAATGAACACCGAAGGCCCTACCTTAAAGGACATCAACTGCATTTCAATTTGAGCCATTCTTTTGGAGGATTTGCTTTTATCGCCTCTGTTGCTCACGAAGTAGGAATTGATATAGAGTACAGAAAAAGAAGTATCAGCCTGGAAGATGGCAGGCATGTGTTTATGCCAGCAGAAAAAAGCTCAATGGCGGCAAAGGAAGCAGCAGTAGCAAAAGATGAATTTCTTCACCGCTGGACCCTGAAAGAAGCCATCTATAAATCGGCCAATGTCGGGCCTCAACTTCTTTTCAACGAATTTGAATTAAAACTCTCCCCCCTGAGTCTGCATTCGCACAGCCTTTTACTTGAGGAAGAAGGATGGGAACTAGGTCATGCATATCCACATCCGGATTATCTGCTGGCTTTCGCTTTCCAAAATCCAGCTGCTACTCCCCTTTCTATCCACTTTCATCAAATCCTCCTTTAA
- a CDS encoding PKD domain-containing protein → MMKKIYMLIAFLCTGIFAYGQSLPIVDFSGFNGSNLSTISPGWSEGEGFASPTGTTSQWVRDDFANVGANGDAAKINLYTTGDEDWIISPMFTVQAGAKLEYDFAITDFANTNPSQMGSDDLVEVRVSVDGGLNYSALRSYTDSSVVSSSGQHEIIPLDQFLGQSIILAFFAYEGTVNDPEDYDVFVDNIAIINSPVDLATISINSPIGGTCLSSTEQVSVSLKNAGTGMLDFAANNTALTLDVSGPNSFVLNESLTSGTLMPNATLDVVFGSTGDFSAAGVYTLRIYSSYPNDPVTSNDTLVVNVISSPLFTGPVLEDFETFVDDGNSVGNGTGLMNGWVNDPLGPSDNYNWSVKTGGPTGSSNTGPDQDHTTGAGTYMYTEASEGSTGDQTTLISPCLDASGMTNPGLSFWYYMYGSTIGTLEAYIIDATGTETLVFSVQGQQQGSGGLAWLQSVSNLAGFSGPIQVKFVATRGTSFSGDIALDDVSLFELPTTNMEMTRIVSPNGTACYGSAEVVSVEVTNKGLATLDFASSNMDINVSLNGVPTFSTTLSTGMLEVDSSLIVQVSNAADLSVPGNYDLLASLSIADDGSLLNDTARASATTPQGSNAPLLEDMESFTAGSPGTILNGWLNSTDDDGDWFVESDGTTNSSDTGPLDDHTPNGSLYMYYEATNGNTGDVSELTSPCIDLSALANPRLSFWYHMHGEDMGTLEVFAQGASGRSLLFSISGEQQAEETDPWLEAQASLAGLGNTVQLIFRSTRGSDFTSDIAIDDIEIFDFAPIDLALIAISPNSLTCADSNATVSITLENAGSDSLDLAANPVSIDLEVTGGAAPQTFSGTLNSGGLLSGQTAVLDISGVNLEGNTNYSLSAVVAPFSGNNNATNDTIQADVTVVPAVNTFPYTEGFENGAGGWTTSGVNNSWQLGVPANTLINAAAGGTMAWVTNLEGDYNLNENSEVTSPCFNLSNAPMGTVLALSIYWDAETSFDGAVLQYSTDLGANWTNLGNEDDPNNWFNDGTISGNPGGQQTGWTGTGSSSSGQWLRAIQPLDSTLLGQTSVLFRVAFGSDFSVTDEGFGFDDFTLGVPPMVSLGADDTLCIGAILDAGPGASYLWSTGETTRMISVQNDSARVLVQDYSVVVTDSLGLSGTDTVTITINAGLPTVDAVVVVDSLCFGDQTGQINANASSVNGPIASYMWNTTPTQDSISAVGLIGGTYIVTVADSLGCTASDTASIVELPQILVALDTIVNVVCNGDSTGSISISVSGGVAPYSFLWSNGADMEDINGLPAGDYTGTITDAEGCILTSPNLTVSESEPILVVVDSLINPACDGDSTGGIFISVSGGNGGPYTFAWSNGDSTEDLSGIPAGSYTGMITDAEGCSVEATVELLASPGSPVASFTFESAGSIIGFTNTSSGVDSSTTYAWDFGDGATDSIANPAHFYNSNDTFIVSLTVTNGCGSSTATDTIFITTVGIEEDMLNNVSIYPNPNRGEFEVSFENLDLEDLRLTLISIDGKQVYTKEVGRIMGNYTEAIKLPSTLARGIYVLQIQSDEALVYKRIRLE, encoded by the coding sequence ATGATGAAGAAGATTTACATGCTAATTGCTTTTCTATGTACGGGAATTTTTGCCTACGGGCAAAGTTTGCCTATCGTAGACTTTTCAGGATTTAATGGTTCCAACCTCTCCACAATCTCCCCTGGATGGAGCGAAGGAGAGGGATTTGCATCTCCAACTGGAACTACTTCGCAATGGGTCAGAGACGACTTTGCGAATGTGGGTGCAAATGGAGATGCTGCCAAAATTAATTTATATACTACCGGAGATGAAGACTGGATCATAAGCCCAATGTTTACTGTCCAAGCAGGAGCAAAATTGGAATATGATTTTGCTATTACTGATTTTGCTAACACGAATCCCAGCCAAATGGGTTCTGATGACCTGGTAGAAGTACGGGTTTCAGTCGACGGAGGGCTAAATTATTCTGCTTTACGAAGCTACACTGACAGCAGTGTAGTCAGCTCAAGTGGACAACATGAAATTATTCCGCTCGATCAATTCTTGGGGCAAAGCATAATTCTTGCTTTTTTCGCCTATGAAGGAACCGTCAATGATCCTGAGGATTATGACGTATTTGTTGACAATATTGCTATAATTAATTCTCCTGTTGATCTCGCAACAATTTCCATCAACTCCCCTATTGGTGGAACTTGTTTAAGTTCAACCGAACAAGTATCGGTTAGCCTAAAAAATGCGGGAACCGGCATGCTGGATTTTGCTGCCAATAATACGGCTCTTACCCTAGATGTAAGCGGGCCAAATTCATTCGTTCTAAATGAATCTTTGACTTCCGGGACCTTAATGCCTAATGCGACCCTGGATGTTGTCTTCGGATCTACTGGAGATTTCTCTGCTGCAGGAGTTTATACACTTCGCATCTATTCCAGCTATCCAAATGATCCGGTAACGTCCAATGATACCCTGGTCGTTAATGTAATATCTTCTCCCCTATTTACCGGTCCTGTTTTAGAGGATTTTGAAACTTTTGTTGATGATGGAAATTCTGTTGGGAATGGGACAGGTTTGATGAATGGATGGGTCAATGATCCCCTTGGACCTAGCGATAATTACAACTGGTCTGTGAAAACGGGCGGTCCTACAGGTTCTTCTAATACAGGTCCTGATCAGGATCATACGACAGGAGCAGGAACCTATATGTATACTGAAGCGAGTGAAGGAAGCACCGGAGATCAAACTACCCTAATCAGTCCTTGCCTGGATGCAAGTGGAATGACTAACCCTGGACTTTCCTTCTGGTATTATATGTATGGTTCTACCATTGGTACACTTGAAGCATATATTATCGACGCTACGGGAACAGAAACGCTCGTTTTCTCTGTACAAGGCCAACAGCAAGGTTCAGGAGGACTTGCATGGCTTCAATCAGTAAGCAATCTGGCAGGATTTAGCGGCCCCATACAAGTTAAGTTTGTAGCAACCAGGGGTACAAGCTTTAGTGGAGATATTGCTCTGGATGATGTTTCTTTATTTGAGTTGCCAACAACCAATATGGAAATGACCCGGATCGTAAGTCCAAACGGAACTGCCTGCTACGGTTCTGCAGAAGTCGTTTCGGTAGAAGTAACCAATAAGGGACTGGCTACCCTTGATTTCGCTAGTTCGAATATGGATATCAATGTATCCTTAAACGGAGTGCCCACTTTCTCCACGACCCTAAGTACAGGAATGCTCGAAGTAGATTCCAGTTTGATCGTGCAGGTGAGCAATGCAGCAGATTTGTCTGTACCCGGAAACTATGACTTGTTGGCCTCTCTCTCGATTGCTGATGATGGAAGTTTATTGAATGATACAGCCAGAGCAAGTGCTACAACTCCACAAGGAAGCAATGCACCCCTCCTGGAAGATATGGAAAGCTTTACAGCAGGAAGTCCAGGTACCATCCTGAACGGTTGGTTGAATTCAACGGATGATGATGGAGACTGGTTTGTTGAATCAGACGGTACTACCAATTCCTCTGATACAGGCCCTCTCGATGACCATACCCCAAATGGTTCTTTGTATATGTATTATGAAGCAACCAATGGGAATACAGGAGATGTTTCCGAACTGACAAGTCCTTGTATCGACCTAAGTGCACTGGCCAATCCAAGATTATCTTTTTGGTACCACATGCACGGTGAGGACATGGGTACATTGGAAGTATTTGCACAGGGAGCCTCAGGACGAAGTCTTCTTTTTTCTATTAGTGGAGAGCAACAAGCTGAAGAAACTGATCCCTGGTTAGAAGCACAGGCATCTCTGGCTGGATTGGGAAATACGGTTCAGCTAATCTTCAGATCAACTAGAGGAAGTGATTTTACTTCTGATATCGCTATAGATGATATTGAAATCTTTGACTTTGCTCCGATTGATTTGGCCTTGATCGCTATTTCTCCCAATAGCCTGACTTGTGCTGATAGCAATGCTACCGTTAGCATTACTCTGGAAAATGCAGGATCAGACAGCCTTGATCTGGCAGCGAATCCCGTAAGCATTGATCTGGAAGTTACCGGCGGAGCTGCTCCTCAAACTTTCTCTGGAACCCTCAATAGCGGAGGCTTATTGAGTGGTCAAACTGCAGTTCTCGATATTTCAGGAGTAAATCTTGAAGGAAATACCAATTACAGCCTTAGCGCTGTTGTAGCTCCTTTCAGCGGAAATAATAATGCAACTAATGATACGATACAAGCGGATGTAACCGTTGTCCCTGCCGTAAACACTTTCCCCTATACCGAAGGATTTGAAAATGGTGCTGGAGGATGGACCACTTCTGGTGTAAACAATAGCTGGCAATTGGGAGTACCCGCCAATACCCTCATCAATGCAGCAGCAGGCGGTACAATGGCCTGGGTCACCAATTTGGAAGGAGATTATAATCTAAATGAGAATTCTGAAGTTACCAGCCCTTGTTTTAACCTAAGCAATGCCCCTATGGGAACAGTGCTCGCCCTAAGTATTTACTGGGATGCAGAGACAAGTTTTGATGGAGCAGTTTTACAGTATTCTACAGATCTGGGTGCCAACTGGACGAATCTCGGAAATGAAGATGACCCCAATAATTGGTTCAATGACGGTACCATTTCCGGTAATCCCGGAGGTCAACAGACAGGTTGGACAGGAACAGGTAGTAGTTCATCCGGTCAATGGTTGAGAGCCATTCAGCCGTTGGATTCTACTCTCCTTGGACAAACTTCAGTATTATTCCGCGTAGCATTTGGATCTGACTTCAGTGTTACGGATGAAGGTTTCGGTTTTGATGACTTCACCCTGGGAGTTCCTCCTATGGTTTCCCTGGGAGCTGATGACACCCTGTGTATAGGTGCAATCTTGGATGCTGGCCCAGGTGCTTCTTACCTATGGAGTACTGGCGAAACTACACGCATGATTAGCGTTCAAAATGATAGCGCTCGCGTATTGGTTCAGGATTATAGTGTAGTAGTTACCGACTCACTCGGACTGAGTGGTACAGATACCGTAACCATCACGATCAATGCTGGCCTACCAACAGTAGATGCAGTGGTCGTAGTTGACAGTCTCTGTTTTGGAGACCAAACGGGACAAATCAATGCAAATGCAAGTAGCGTAAATGGACCGATCGCTTCTTATATGTGGAATACGACTCCTACTCAGGATTCGATTTCTGCTGTAGGCCTGATTGGTGGCACCTATATCGTTACAGTTGCTGATAGTCTTGGCTGTACAGCAAGTGATACAGCTAGCATTGTTGAACTTCCTCAGATTCTCGTAGCCCTTGATACCATTGTGAATGTTGTATGTAATGGAGATTCTACAGGATCGATATCTATTAGTGTAAGCGGTGGAGTGGCCCCATATAGTTTCTTATGGAGCAATGGTGCCGACATGGAAGATATCAATGGCCTACCTGCAGGTGATTATACAGGTACCATTACGGATGCAGAAGGATGTATCCTGACTTCTCCTAATTTGACTGTATCAGAGTCTGAGCCGATTCTTGTTGTTGTTGACAGCTTGATAAATCCAGCTTGTGATGGAGATTCAACAGGCGGCATCTTTATTTCGGTTAGCGGTGGAAATGGAGGTCCCTATACCTTCGCCTGGAGTAATGGAGACAGTACCGAAGACCTGAGTGGAATTCCCGCCGGTTCATATACAGGAATGATTACGGATGCAGAAGGATGTAGCGTTGAAGCTACTGTTGAGCTTTTGGCTTCTCCTGGAAGCCCTGTAGCTTCCTTCACATTTGAATCAGCAGGTTCTATTATAGGATTTACCAATACGTCTAGCGGCGTGGATAGCAGTACTACTTATGCCTGGGACTTTGGAGATGGTGCTACTGATAGCATTGCAAATCCGGCACACTTTTATAACAGCAATGATACTTTCATTGTCAGTTTAACAGTTACCAATGGATGTGGAAGTTCAACAGCCACAGACACTATATTTATCACTACTGTAGGGATAGAAGAAGACATGCTAAACAATGTCAGCATCTATCCGAATCCGAATCGGGGAGAATTTGAAGTATCCTTTGAGAATCTTGATTTGGAAGATTTGCGTTTAACCCTCATTTCTATTGATGGAAAGCAGGTGTACACCAAAGAAGTAGGTCGTATAATGGGCAATTACACCGAAGCCATTAAGCTTCCTTCTACCCTGGCAAGAGGCATCTATGTCTTGCAAATCCAGAGCGATGAAGCCCTTGTTTACAAACGCATCAGACTCGAATAA
- a CDS encoding transcriptional repressor, whose translation MRSALQILSNYSLRNTSSRKDILEVFLKEGKALSQKNIEDTMTGECDRVTIYRTLSTFMDRGILHKVLDDSGAMKYALCEPSCGEHEVHQHDHVHFKCNSCSKTTCINDTHYPSPKLPEGYRMEEINILIQGTCPTCAAK comes from the coding sequence ATGAGAAGTGCATTGCAAATCCTGTCCAATTATTCCTTAAGAAATACCAGTAGCAGGAAAGATATCCTGGAGGTTTTTCTAAAGGAGGGGAAGGCACTTAGTCAGAAAAATATCGAAGATACCATGACAGGTGAATGTGATCGGGTTACCATTTATCGCACCCTGTCTACCTTTATGGATCGAGGCATTCTTCACAAGGTTCTTGATGATTCTGGCGCGATGAAATATGCCCTCTGCGAACCTTCTTGCGGAGAGCATGAAGTTCATCAGCATGATCACGTTCATTTTAAATGCAATTCCTGTAGCAAAACTACTTGCATCAATGACACTCATTATCCCTCTCCCAAACTTCCAGAGGGCTACCGCATGGAGGAAATAAATATTTTGATTCAGGGGACTTGCCCGACTTGTGCCGCAAAGTAG